From Solwaraspora sp. WMMD1047, the proteins below share one genomic window:
- a CDS encoding alpha/beta hydrolase produces MPFVTSADGTQIYYKDWGEGRPVVLSHGWPLNSDSWEAQQLHLAEHGYRAIAHDRRGHGRSTQTWAGNEMDTYADDLATLIETLDLRDVTLVGFSTGGGEVARYLGRHGTARVAQAVLVSAVPPLMLRTDDNADGLPIEVFDGIRAGSLADRSQLYRDLADGPFFGLNRPGAQVSQGIRDAFWRQGLQAGHRNAYESIAAFSATDFRADLDAFDVPTLVIHGDDDQVVPFEVGGKASAARIKNATLTVYAGAPHGITDTHKQQLSDDLLAFLRTF; encoded by the coding sequence ATGCCGTTCGTCACCAGCGCCGATGGCACCCAGATCTACTACAAGGACTGGGGCGAGGGGCGACCCGTCGTGCTCAGCCACGGCTGGCCACTCAACTCCGACAGCTGGGAGGCGCAGCAGCTCCACCTCGCCGAACACGGCTACCGCGCGATCGCCCACGACCGGCGCGGACACGGCCGCTCCACCCAGACCTGGGCCGGCAACGAGATGGACACCTACGCCGACGACCTGGCCACCCTGATCGAGACGCTCGACCTGCGTGACGTCACCCTCGTCGGCTTCTCCACCGGCGGCGGGGAGGTGGCCCGCTACCTCGGCCGGCACGGCACCGCCCGCGTCGCCCAGGCGGTGCTGGTCTCGGCCGTACCGCCGCTCATGCTCCGCACCGACGACAACGCCGACGGCCTGCCGATCGAGGTCTTCGACGGCATCCGCGCCGGCTCGCTCGCCGACCGCTCCCAGCTCTACCGCGATCTCGCCGACGGCCCGTTCTTCGGCCTCAACCGCCCCGGCGCCCAGGTGTCGCAGGGCATCCGGGACGCCTTCTGGCGGCAGGGCCTGCAGGCCGGCCACCGCAACGCGTACGAGTCCATCGCCGCCTTCTCGGCCACCGACTTCCGTGCCGACCTGGACGCCTTCGACGTACCCACGCTCGTTATCCACGGCGACGACGACCAGGTCGTCCCGTTCGAGGTGGGCGGCAAGGCGTCCGCCGCGCGGATCAAGAACGCAACCCTGACCGTGTACGCGGGCGCGCCGCACGGCATCACCGACACCCACAAGCAGCAGCTCTCCGACGACCTGCTCGCCTTCCTGCGTACCTTCTGA